A portion of the Polaribacter cellanae genome contains these proteins:
- the fusA gene encoding elongation factor G, with amino-acid sequence MARDLKYTRNIGIAAHIDAGKTTTTERVLYYTGVSHKIGEVHDGAATMDWMEQEQERGITITSAATTCTWQFPLENAQPTPDTKGYHFNIIDTPGHVDFTVEVNRSLRVLDGLVFLFSAVDGVEPQSETNWRLADNYKVPRIGFVNKMDRQGSDFLAVCQQVKDMLKSNAVPIVLNIGDEDEFKGIIDLVKNRAIVWHDETQGATFDVIEIPEELKAEAKKYRALLIEEVASYDENLLEKFMEDEDSITEEEVHKALRAAVMDMAIIPMICGSAFKNKGVQFLLDAVCRYLPSPLDKEGIVGVNPDTGNEELRKPDVKEPFAALAFKIATDPFVGRLAFFRAYSGRLDAGSYVLNNRSGKKERISRIYQMHANKQNAIDYIEAGDIGAAVGFKSIKTGDTLTAEKHPIVLESMDFPDPVIGIAVEPKTKADVDKLGIGLGKLAEEDPTFTVRTDEASGQTIISGMGELHLDVIVDRLKREFKVEVNQGQPQVEYKEAITASADHREVYKKQSGGRGKFADIVFTLEPADEGVQGLQFESIIKGGNVPKEFIPSIEKGFVEAMKNGPLAGYEMDSMKVTLKDGSFHAVDSDQLSFELAAKLGFKAAAKAAKAKIMEPLMKLEVLTPEENMGDIVGDLNRRRGQVNDMSDRAGAKVVKALVPLSEMFGYVTALRTMSSGRATSTMEFSHYAETPSNVSEEVIAKAKG; translated from the coding sequence ATGGCTAGAGATTTAAAATATACAAGAAATATTGGTATTGCAGCACATATTGATGCTGGTAAAACCACAACTACAGAACGTGTGTTGTATTATACAGGAGTTTCTCACAAGATTGGAGAAGTTCATGATGGTGCAGCTACAATGGACTGGATGGAACAAGAGCAAGAAAGAGGTATTACAATTACTTCTGCTGCAACTACTTGTACGTGGCAGTTTCCTTTAGAAAATGCACAACCAACTCCAGACACAAAAGGATATCACTTTAATATTATTGATACTCCTGGTCACGTAGATTTTACTGTCGAGGTAAACAGGTCTTTACGAGTTTTAGATGGTTTGGTGTTTTTGTTTTCAGCAGTAGATGGTGTTGAACCTCAATCTGAAACTAACTGGAGATTAGCAGACAACTATAAAGTGCCAAGAATTGGTTTTGTTAATAAGATGGACCGTCAAGGATCAGACTTTTTAGCAGTTTGTCAGCAAGTAAAAGATATGTTAAAATCAAACGCGGTACCAATCGTTTTAAATATTGGTGACGAGGATGAGTTTAAAGGAATTATAGATTTAGTAAAAAATCGTGCTATTGTTTGGCATGACGAAACTCAAGGGGCAACTTTCGATGTTATTGAAATTCCTGAAGAGTTAAAAGCTGAAGCAAAAAAATATAGAGCTTTATTAATCGAAGAGGTAGCAAGTTACGACGAGAACCTTTTAGAGAAGTTCATGGAAGATGAAGATTCTATTACAGAAGAAGAAGTGCACAAAGCATTAAGAGCTGCAGTAATGGATATGGCAATTATTCCTATGATTTGTGGTTCTGCATTTAAGAATAAAGGTGTTCAGTTTCTTTTAGATGCTGTATGTCGTTATTTACCTTCACCATTAGATAAAGAGGGTATTGTAGGTGTAAACCCAGATACAGGTAATGAAGAATTGCGTAAACCAGATGTAAAGGAGCCATTTGCTGCTTTAGCATTTAAAATTGCAACAGACCCTTTTGTAGGACGTTTAGCATTTTTTAGAGCATATTCTGGTCGTTTAGATGCAGGTTCTTATGTGTTAAATAATCGTTCAGGTAAAAAAGAACGTATTTCACGTATTTACCAAATGCATGCAAACAAGCAAAATGCAATTGATTATATCGAAGCTGGAGATATTGGAGCTGCTGTAGGTTTTAAATCTATTAAAACAGGAGACACTTTAACGGCAGAGAAACACCCAATTGTTTTGGAATCTATGGATTTTCCAGACCCAGTAATTGGTATTGCAGTGGAACCTAAGACAAAAGCAGATGTAGATAAGTTAGGTATTGGACTTGGTAAATTAGCTGAAGAAGACCCAACTTTTACAGTTAGAACAGACGAAGCTTCAGGACAGACTATTATTTCTGGAATGGGTGAGTTGCATTTAGATGTAATTGTAGATCGTTTAAAGCGTGAATTTAAAGTAGAGGTTAACCAAGGTCAACCACAAGTTGAATACAAAGAAGCTATTACAGCTTCTGCAGATCATAGAGAAGTTTATAAGAAGCAATCTGGTGGTCGTGGTAAATTTGCGGATATTGTATTTACATTAGAGCCTGCAGACGAAGGTGTTCAAGGTTTACAATTCGAATCTATCATTAAAGGTGGTAACGTTCCTAAAGAATTTATCCCTTCCATAGAAAAAGGATTTGTAGAGGCGATGAAAAATGGCCCTTTGGCAGGTTACGAAATGGATTCGATGAAAGTTACATTAAAAGATGGTTCTTTTCACGCGGTGGATTCAGATCAATTATCTTTTGAGTTAGCTGCAAAATTAGGGTTTAAGGCTGCTGCAAAAGCTGCAAAAGCTAAAATTATGGAGCCTTTAATGAAATTAGAAGTATTAACTCCTGAAGAAAATATGGGAGATATCGTTGGAGATTTGAACAGAAGAAGAGGCCAGGTTAACGATATGTCAGATAGAGCAGGAGCTAAAGTTGTAAAAGCATTAGTGCCATTATCAGAAATGTTTGGTTACGTAACAGCTTTAAGAACAATGTCTTCTGGTAGAGCAACATCTACAATGGAGTTTTCTCACTATGCAGAAACTCCATCAAATGTATCTGAGGAAGTAATTGCAAAAGCAAAAGGATAA
- the rpsG gene encoding 30S ribosomal protein S7: MRKRAAKKRVLLPDPKFNDQLVTRFVNNLMWSGKKSVAFKVFYDALDIVEERKGEDEEKSALEIWKDGLSNVMPHVEVRSRRVGGATFQIPMQIRPDRKVSMAIKWMILYTRKRNEKTMAQRLAAEILAAAKEEGAAVKKRTDTHKMAEANKAFSHFRF; encoded by the coding sequence ATGAGAAAAAGAGCAGCAAAAAAAAGAGTCTTATTACCAGACCCAAAGTTTAACGACCAGTTGGTAACTCGTTTCGTTAATAACTTAATGTGGAGTGGTAAGAAGTCAGTAGCGTTCAAAGTGTTTTACGATGCGTTAGACATCGTAGAAGAAAGAAAAGGAGAAGACGAAGAAAAATCGGCTTTAGAAATTTGGAAAGATGGTTTGTCTAATGTAATGCCTCACGTAGAAGTAAGATCTCGTAGAGTAGGTGGAGCAACATTCCAAATTCCAATGCAAATTAGACCAGATCGTAAAGTATCAATGGCTATTAAATGGATGATTTTGTATACTCGTAAGAGAAACGAAAAAACAATGGCACAGCGTTTAGCTGCCGAAATTTTAGCTGCGGCTAAAGAAGAAGGGGCTGCTGTTAAGAAACGTACAGATACTCACAAAATGGCAGAAGCTAACAAAGCATTCTCTCACTTTAGATTTTAA
- the rpsL gene encoding 30S ribosomal protein S12, translated as MPTIQQLVRKGRTKITKKSKSAALSSCPQRRGVCTRVYTTTPKKPNSAMRKVARVRLTNGNEINAYIPGEGHNLQEHSIVLVRGGRVKDLPGVKYHVVRGALDTAGVEGRIQRRSKYGAKRPKK; from the coding sequence ATGCCAACTATTCAACAATTAGTTCGTAAAGGAAGAACCAAAATAACTAAGAAGAGTAAATCGGCTGCTTTGTCGTCTTGTCCTCAAAGACGTGGAGTTTGTACTAGAGTTTATACTACTACACCAAAGAAACCTAATTCTGCAATGAGAAAAGTTGCCAGAGTTAGATTAACAAATGGTAATGAGATAAACGCGTACATTCCAGGTGAAGGACATAACTTACAAGAGCACTCGATAGTATTAGTTAGAGGTGGAAGGGTAAAAGATTTGCCAGGAGTTAAATATCACGTAGTACGTGGTGCATTAGATACTGCAGGAGTTGAGGGTAGAATCCAACGTAGATCTAAGTATGGAGCAAAACGCCCAAAAAAGTAA
- a CDS encoding SusC/RagA family TonB-linked outer membrane protein, with protein sequence MKTKFKGILTLFLAFVVQISFAQERTISGTVSDASGVLPGVSILIKGTNKGISSDFDGKFKIKAKTGDILVFSYVGFKSIEKKVGLSNTLNITMTEDSSVLDEIVVTALGGKKAKRSLGYGTQKVSGEQITEARAENALSSLSGKVAGVTINTNSGNLGGSARIVLRGVGSITQSNTPLIVVDGIPLDNSNFNTRSTQQGGGGRDFGDAGFDVNPDDIESMNVLKGGAAAALYGSRAVNGVILITTKSGKEGKSSITINSGFSFSDVAVSPKIQRLYGGGSGDPATIGQSTFATQNINGTTYKLVDYATDESWGPRFDPNQKVLHWDSFDPEFASDYLKPRAWVAPKTSLDDFYETGISLNNSVIFTKGSEKSTMRLSVSNTKTTGIVPNSEINKTTVGFKGSSKISDNLDINASVNFSLTKGTNRPEIGYAGGSVIQKFYQFGQTQLDYNRLKNYQLIDGTQRTWNRVAWDNPSIRYSDNPYWIVNKYLSDDTRTRWYGTIGGKYKFSNEFYATGKIYADTYSFLVNQTVAKGSSDQSSAQKDNRTFIELNYEALIHFDKNFFNEKLTLSSFFGGNTRTANRTRLSATTNGGLVVDDIYNLSNSVDPATTTNFNSEIRLNSLLGSVSLGYDNFIFLNLTGRNDWTSTLPTNNNSYFYPSVNASLVFSELIESDWLNYGKFRGGWAKVGNDTDPYRLINTFDVRQPFQNSSRFSQPGSKLNPNLKPENKDTWEVGLEMGFFRNRLTFDLTYYNEVTSDLITPVQIDPSTGFTSKFTNGGKLKNTGIEALVNITPVKTEDFKWDVTWNFSKNNNKLIELTEGVSALVLGSFPFQGVTLNAVVGKPYGIIRGTNFVFDDNGNKVLEKGRYLRTKNQEDLGSILPDYNMGLRNNFNYKGFNLSFLIDHQKGGVYRSLTNVWGNYSGILEQTAINNIREDGVIQPGVNGTVTYDPNDNSKYTVSNTSPNTTVISAQQQGQDYFIRSAAASVFKADYFKLREITFGYTVPKKWLGNNITGLRISTFARNVFTWGLDNENFDPEVATSGSGNIQGSEGGSLPSTKTFGVNVQLKF encoded by the coding sequence ATGAAAACAAAGTTTAAAGGAATTCTAACGCTATTTTTAGCGTTTGTAGTGCAAATAAGTTTTGCACAAGAAAGAACTATTTCTGGAACAGTATCAGACGCTTCAGGCGTGTTACCAGGAGTAAGTATTTTAATCAAAGGTACTAACAAGGGTATTAGTAGTGATTTTGATGGAAAATTCAAAATCAAAGCAAAAACTGGTGATATACTTGTTTTTAGCTACGTGGGTTTTAAATCTATTGAAAAAAAAGTAGGATTATCTAACACCTTAAATATCACAATGACAGAAGATTCGAGTGTGTTAGATGAAATTGTTGTTACAGCATTAGGTGGTAAAAAAGCTAAAAGATCTCTTGGTTATGGAACTCAAAAAGTTAGTGGCGAACAAATTACTGAAGCAAGAGCCGAAAACGCCCTTTCATCTCTTTCGGGAAAAGTTGCTGGTGTAACAATTAATACAAACAGTGGTAACCTTGGAGGATCTGCAAGAATCGTTTTAAGAGGTGTTGGTTCTATAACACAAAGTAACACTCCGTTAATTGTAGTTGACGGGATACCTTTAGACAACAGTAATTTTAACACTAGAAGCACCCAACAAGGTGGAGGTGGTAGAGATTTTGGAGATGCTGGTTTTGATGTAAATCCAGATGATATTGAGAGTATGAATGTATTAAAGGGTGGTGCTGCAGCAGCTCTTTATGGTTCGAGAGCTGTAAATGGTGTAATTCTTATTACAACAAAATCTGGTAAAGAAGGTAAGTCTTCTATAACAATAAATTCAGGTTTTTCTTTTAGTGATGTTGCTGTTTCTCCAAAAATTCAAAGATTATATGGTGGTGGATCTGGAGACCCAGCAACAATAGGGCAAAGCACTTTTGCCACTCAAAACATCAATGGAACAACTTATAAATTAGTTGATTACGCAACCGATGAATCTTGGGGACCTCGTTTTGATCCTAATCAAAAAGTGTTACATTGGGACTCATTTGACCCTGAGTTTGCATCCGACTATCTAAAACCTAGAGCATGGGTGGCTCCTAAAACAAGTCTTGATGATTTTTACGAAACTGGAATTTCGCTTAACAACAGCGTTATTTTTACAAAAGGAAGTGAAAAATCTACTATGAGATTATCTGTAAGTAATACCAAGACGACAGGTATTGTTCCAAATTCTGAAATTAATAAAACTACAGTTGGTTTCAAGGGCTCGTCAAAGATTTCTGATAATTTAGACATCAATGCTTCTGTTAACTTTTCTTTAACCAAAGGAACTAATAGACCAGAAATAGGTTATGCAGGTGGGTCTGTTATCCAAAAATTCTATCAATTTGGTCAAACACAATTAGATTATAATAGATTAAAAAACTATCAATTAATTGATGGAACACAGAGAACATGGAATCGTGTGGCATGGGACAATCCTTCAATACGATATTCTGACAACCCATATTGGATTGTGAATAAATACCTTTCTGACGATACAAGAACACGTTGGTATGGAACAATAGGTGGTAAATATAAGTTTAGTAATGAGTTTTATGCTACTGGTAAAATCTATGCTGATACTTATAGTTTTTTAGTAAATCAAACAGTTGCTAAAGGATCGTCAGATCAATCTTCTGCTCAGAAAGATAATAGAACTTTTATAGAGTTAAATTATGAAGCATTAATCCATTTTGACAAAAACTTTTTCAATGAAAAATTAACACTTTCTTCTTTTTTTGGAGGAAATACTAGAACCGCTAATAGAACTCGATTAAGTGCTACAACAAATGGCGGTTTAGTTGTTGATGACATTTACAATTTATCAAACTCTGTAGACCCTGCAACAACTACAAATTTCAATTCTGAAATAAGATTGAATAGTCTTTTAGGTTCAGTTTCTTTGGGTTATGATAATTTTATTTTCTTGAACTTAACAGGTAGAAACGATTGGACTTCTACATTACCAACAAATAATAATTCTTATTTCTACCCTTCCGTAAATGCCAGTCTTGTGTTTTCAGAACTTATTGAGAGTGATTGGTTAAATTATGGTAAGTTTAGAGGAGGCTGGGCAAAAGTTGGAAATGATACAGACCCATATAGATTAATTAATACATTTGATGTGAGACAGCCTTTCCAAAATAGTAGTCGTTTCTCTCAACCAGGATCTAAACTAAACCCAAACCTAAAACCTGAAAATAAAGACACTTGGGAAGTTGGTTTGGAGATGGGATTCTTTAGGAATCGTTTAACATTTGATTTGACTTATTATAACGAGGTTACTTCTGACTTAATAACACCTGTTCAAATTGATCCAAGTACTGGTTTTACTTCTAAATTTACAAATGGTGGTAAGTTAAAAAACACTGGTATTGAAGCTTTAGTAAATATAACTCCAGTTAAAACAGAAGACTTTAAATGGGATGTAACTTGGAATTTTTCAAAAAACAATAATAAATTAATTGAGTTAACAGAGGGTGTATCTGCATTAGTCTTAGGTAGCTTTCCTTTCCAAGGAGTCACTTTAAATGCTGTAGTAGGAAAACCTTATGGGATTATTAGAGGTACAAACTTTGTTTTTGACGACAATGGCAACAAAGTATTAGAAAAAGGTAGATACTTAAGAACAAAAAACCAAGAAGATTTAGGTTCTATTTTACCTGATTATAATATGGGGTTGAGAAATAACTTTAATTACAAAGGATTTAATTTATCTTTCTTAATAGATCATCAAAAAGGTGGTGTATATAGATCACTTACTAACGTTTGGGGTAACTACTCTGGTATCTTAGAACAAACTGCAATAAACAACATTCGTGAGGATGGGGTTATACAACCTGGAGTTAATGGGACAGTGACATATGATCCAAATGACAACAGTAAATATACTGTCTCCAACACATCACCTAACACAACTGTAATATCAGCTCAACAACAAGGACAGGATTATTTCATTAGATCGGCTGCCGCTAGTGTTTTTAAAGCAGATTACTTTAAATTACGAGAAATTACTTTTGGGTATACTGTTCCTAAGAAATGGCTTGGAAATAACATTACTGGTCTTAGAATATCTACATTTGCAAGAAATGTATTTACTTGGGGCTTAGATAATGAAAATTTTGACCCAGAAGTAGCTACATCAGGTAGTGGAAATATCCAAGGTTCTGAAGGAGGATCTTTGCCTAGTACGAAGACATTTGGAGTGAATGTTCAATTAAAATTTTAA
- a CDS encoding SusD/RagB family nutrient-binding outer membrane lipoprotein, with product MKKNIILLLSTVFILLFSACDVDADINKNPNGPEIAPTGGIFNSAVKEYLDRSRSGFTSGRLTLPWMQYWGQTAYADEDRYLYRESTAQSYYTTSYTVAQDLKSIIDININSPVKNENEIAISRIMLCYIFHQLTDTFGDIPYYSFGSDDADFQALDTEKFIAPIFASQQKIYADLLKELKEAAAQININKSAFAGGGDKIYNGNGANWKKFANSLTLRIANRLRGVDNATAISAINSAISSGVFTSNSDNAKLQYESTDANASPFWRAFLTRTDFAVTQPFVELLKGDKGNFGLDPRLFKMVAPKSASIKSIKEKTYTKSTNPADYVGIPYAFPLANKLKFTDYSFGSSNIIKPDYEEVLMEYAEVAFIISEHKNWDDTEYKNGVRASMERWGVPASEITSFLASLPTANEENVLNQKYIASYMQPHNAWAEYRRTGFPSTLIKVNETVTLDANQATSAGVTTYVFEPRVAGLTDLPFRLSYPQILQSLNKDNRNDAVVKLGAEGDTQKSKLYWDVN from the coding sequence ATGAAAAAAAATATAATATTATTATTATCAACCGTTTTTATTCTTTTGTTTTCTGCGTGTGATGTGGATGCAGATATTAATAAAAACCCAAATGGACCCGAAATAGCACCAACTGGTGGAATTTTTAACAGTGCTGTTAAAGAATATTTAGATCGATCGAGAAGTGGTTTTACTTCTGGTCGTTTAACCCTACCTTGGATGCAATACTGGGGTCAAACTGCCTATGCAGACGAAGATAGATATCTTTACAGAGAATCAACAGCACAGAGCTATTATACAACATCATATACCGTTGCTCAAGATTTAAAATCAATAATAGATATTAATATAAATTCGCCAGTTAAGAATGAAAATGAAATAGCAATTTCTCGTATTATGCTTTGTTACATTTTCCATCAACTAACCGATACTTTTGGAGATATTCCTTATTATTCTTTCGGAAGTGATGATGCTGATTTTCAAGCTCTTGACACTGAGAAGTTTATAGCACCAATTTTTGCTTCTCAGCAAAAAATTTATGCTGATTTGCTAAAGGAACTTAAAGAAGCTGCAGCACAAATTAACATTAATAAAAGTGCTTTTGCAGGAGGAGGAGACAAGATTTATAATGGAAATGGTGCAAACTGGAAAAAATTTGCAAACTCTCTTACACTAAGAATAGCAAATAGATTAAGAGGAGTAGATAATGCTACTGCTATTTCCGCTATCAATAGCGCAATATCTTCAGGTGTTTTTACTTCAAATAGCGACAATGCAAAATTACAATATGAGTCTACAGATGCTAATGCATCTCCATTTTGGAGAGCATTTCTAACTAGAACTGATTTTGCTGTTACCCAACCTTTTGTTGAATTACTTAAAGGAGATAAAGGAAACTTCGGTTTAGATCCTAGGCTATTTAAAATGGTTGCTCCCAAAAGTGCATCCATAAAATCCATAAAAGAAAAAACATATACCAAATCTACTAATCCAGCAGACTATGTTGGAATTCCTTATGCATTTCCATTAGCTAATAAATTAAAATTTACAGATTACTCTTTTGGAAGTAGTAATATTATTAAACCAGATTACGAAGAGGTTTTAATGGAGTATGCTGAAGTTGCATTTATTATTTCTGAACATAAAAACTGGGATGATACTGAGTACAAAAATGGAGTTAGAGCATCAATGGAAAGATGGGGTGTTCCTGCATCAGAAATTACGTCTTTTTTGGCTTCTTTACCTACAGCAAACGAAGAGAATGTACTTAACCAAAAGTACATAGCTTCTTATATGCAACCTCATAACGCTTGGGCTGAATATAGAAGAACTGGTTTCCCTAGTACTTTAATAAAAGTTAATGAAACAGTTACCTTAGATGCAAATCAAGCAACATCAGCTGGAGTTACTACATATGTTTTTGAACCTAGAGTAGCTGGACTTACAGATTTGCCATTTAGATTAAGTTACCCTCAAATCTTACAATCTTTAAATAAGGATAATAGAAATGATGCTGTAGTTAAACTAGGAGCAGAAGGAGATACTCAAAAAAGTAAATTATATTGGGACGTAAACTAA